One genomic segment of Vulpes vulpes isolate BD-2025 chromosome 2, VulVul3, whole genome shotgun sequence includes these proteins:
- the GJC1 gene encoding gap junction gamma-1 protein → MSWSFLTRLLEEIHNHSTFVGKIWLTVLIVFRIVLTAVGGESIYYDEQSKFVCNTEQPGCENVCYDAFAPLSHVRFWVFQIILVATPSVMYLGYAIHKIAKMEHGEADKKAARSKPYAMRWKQHRALEETEEDHEEDPMMYPEMELESEKENKEQNQPKPKHDGRRRIREDGLMKIYVLQLLARTVFEVGFLIGQYFLYGFQVHPFYVCSRLPCPHKIDCFISRPTEKTIFLLIMYGVTGLCLLLNIWEMLHLGFGTIRDSLNSKRRELEDPGAYNYPFTWNTPSAPPGYNIAVKPDQIQYTELSNAKIAYKQNKANIAQEQQYGSHEENLPADLETLQREIKMAQERLDLAIQAYSHQNNPHGPREKKAKAGSKAGSNKSSASSKSGDGKTSVWI, encoded by the coding sequence ATGAGTTGGAGCTTCCTGACTCGCCTGCTAGAGGAGATCCACAACCATTCCACATTTGTGGGGAAGATCTGGCTCACTGTATTGATTGTCTTCCGGATTGTACTTACAGCTGTAGGAGGGGAGTCCATCTATTACGATGAGCAAAGCAAATTTGTATGTAACACAGAGCAGCCAGGCTGTGAAAATGTCTGCTATGATGCCTTTGCACCCCTCTCCCACGTGCGCTTCTGGGTATTCCAGATCATCCTGGTGGCAACTCCCTCAGTGATGTACCTGGGCTATGCCATTCATAAGATTGCCAAAATGGAGCATGGAGAAGCAGACAAGAAGGCAGCTCGGAGCAAACCGTATGCAATGCGTTGGAAACAGCACCGGGCTctggaagaaacagaagaggaCCATGAAGAGGATCCCATGATgtatccagaaatggaattggaaagtgaaaaagaaaataaggagcaGAACCAACCTAAACCCAAGCATGATGGCCGACGGCGGATTCGGGAGGATGGGCTTATGAAAATCTACGTGCTGCAGTTGCTTGCAAGGACCGTATTTGAGGTGGGTTTTCTGATAGGGCAGTATTTTCTGTATGGCTTCCAAGTCCACCCATTTTATGTGTGCAGCAGACTTCCTTGCCCTCATAAAATAGACTGCTTTATTTCTAGACCTACTGAAAAGACCATCTTCCTTCTAATAATGTATGGTGTTACAGGCCTTTGCCTGTTGCTTAACATTTGGGAAATGCTTCATTTAGGGTTTGGGACAATTCGAGACTCACTAAACAGTAAAAGGAGGGAACTGGAAGATCCGGGTGCTTATAATTATCCTTTCACTTGGAATACACCATCTGCTCCCCCTGGCTATAACATTGCCGTCAAACCAGATCAGATCCAGTACACCGAACTATCCAATGCTAAGATTGCCTACAAGCAAAACAAGGCCAACATCGCCCAGGAACAACAGTATGGCAGCCACGAGGAGAACCTCCCTGCTGACCTGGAGACTCTGCAGCGGGAGATCAAAATGGCTCAGGAACGCTTGGATCTAGCAATCCAGGCCTACAGTCACCAAAACAACCCCCATGGACCCcgggaaaaaaaagccaaagcgGGGTCCAAAGCTGGGTCCAACAAGAGCAGTGCTAGTAGCAAATCAGGGGATGGGAAGACCTCCGTCTGGATTTAG